One window of Sesamum indicum cultivar Zhongzhi No. 13 unplaced genomic scaffold, S_indicum_v1.0 scaffold00217, whole genome shotgun sequence genomic DNA carries:
- the LOC110011394 gene encoding uncharacterized protein LOC110011394 encodes MDDEDAQDTNLKPTTGASKTKHVSFTEVVSIVNPDHDCGSRPHSETNRKGIRHGSAQISNSSNAVFSSLSKSSSDDPVLLKFRVQNNIPKPKSLYKNDKLDLSSEALNKLEESISGSQESTTSQCSDITHESSSCVSLTLSPPIQVMERGGGFDPDRIPDSIFSGPLSTPTDWSAASNDSLFSIRIGNTSFAGDYTPRIGADFCKSGELPKSGEASKSGELCQSGEPFEAQESCQSGEPHKSKELPQSGALNKSTESYQSREHSDLKRSGELARWRTSPTTKGVEADKNIEMAKTVHKDINPGERGLADGPANDVPKALMNNQVERKIRESMDSSRANCHSDKSEISSSSCALPTKKKASCLLCHFPDCFRVSCCCKWSACSFKRCLWPSCFRNCLSWKHCCCKWPSFHCKCLSWSSCRCKCLSWSSCCCKCPTCPSCTCPTCPSCTCPTWPSCTCKRPSCTWSCCYCWKRKPKGSISDSSSILPGGGITTSKKGKPENQQTIPPKPKSSSRRQCSCFTCSYSCSCCTCWSCSCCY; translated from the exons ATGGACGATGAAGATGCACAAGATACAAATTTAAAGCCAACCACTGGTGCTTCTAAAACTAAACATGTGTCATTCACAGAAGTGGTTTCAATTGTCAATCCAGACCATGATTGTGGTAGCAGACCACATTCAGAGACTAATCGAAAAGGCATTCGACATGGGTCAGCCCAAATTTCTAATTCTTCAAATGCTGTGTTTTCATCGTTGTCAAAATCTTCCTCTGATGATCCTGTACTTCTGAAGTTCAGAGTACAAAACAACATTCCCAAGCCCAAATCATTGTATAAAAATGACAAACTTGATCTCTCGAGTGAAGCCTTGAACAAGTTGGAAGAATCTATTAGCGGGTCACAAGAATCCACCACCTCACAGTGTTCAGATATCACCCATGAATCTTCAAGTTGTGTGTCACTAACGCTATCCCCTCCCATCCAAGTGATGGAAAGGGGTGGAGGTTTCGATCCTGACAGGATTCCTGATTCTATTTTCAGTGGACCATTGTCAACACCAACTGACTGGAGTGCTGCTTCCAATGACTCGTTATTCAGCATTCGTATCGGGAACACTAGTTTTGCAGGGGATTATACTCCCAGGATCGGCGCAGACTTCTGCAAATCAGGGGAATTACCCAAATCAGGAGAAGCCTCCAAGTCTGGGGAACTATGTCAATCTGGAGAACCTTTTGAGGCTCAGGAATCATGTCAGTCTGGAGAACCTCACAAGTCCAAGGAATTGCCTCAGTCTGGAGCTCTTAACAAGTCTACAGAATCATATCAATCTAGAGAGCATAGTGATCTGAAAAGGTCCGGTGAGTTGGCTAGGTGGCGAACATCCCCAACTACTAAAGGAGTAGAGGCTGACAAGAACATAGAGATGGCAAAGACTGTTCATAAGGATATAAACCCTGGAGAAAGAGGACTGGCAGATGGACCAGCCAATGATGTTCCCAAGGCTCTCATGAATAACCAAGTCgagagaaaaataagagaGTCCATGGATTCTTCTAGAGCCAACTGTCATTCAGATAAAAGTGAAATCAGTAGCTCCTCTTGTGCTTTGCCAAC AAAGAAGAAAGCTTCATGTCTACTTTGCCATTTTCCTGATTGTTTCCGGGTATCCTGTTGCTGCAAATGGTCAGCTTGCTCATTCAAACGGTGTCTCTGGCCAAGTTGCTTCAGGAACTGCTTGAGCTGGAAACATTGTTGTTGTAAGTGGCCAAGCTTCCATTGCAAGTGTTTGTCCTGGTCAAGCTGCCGTTGCAAGTGTTTGTCCTGGTCAAGCTGCTGCTGTAAGTGCCCGACCTGTCCTAGTTGTACATGCCCAACCTGTCCTAGTTGTACATGCCCAACCTGGCCTAGCTGTACATGCAAACGTCCAAGCTGTACATGGTCATGCTGCTACTGTTGGAAGCGTAAACCAAAAGGATCCATTTCAGATTCCTCTTCCAT TTTGCCAGGTGGGGGAATAACCACTTCTAAAAAAGGAAAGCCAGAGAATCAGCAAACTATACCACCAAAACCCAAGTCGTCATCCAGAAGGCAGTGCTCTTGCTTTACGTGTTCGTATTCTTGTTCATGTTGCACATGCTGGTCTTGCTCGTGCTGCTATTAA
- the LOC105179820 gene encoding LRR receptor-like serine/threonine-protein kinase RPK2, which yields MVLLPEMGKEGSVFSASMDLLSFVLFLCIFSSVSGQFSDERMSLLEFKKSVSDPYGILKSWNAHSFNHCTWFGVTCNSNLSVSGLEIGGNISLSPSCSLKSGLALHGSGIGRNCSDSSEINVKLVGRMSAVIGKLTELRVLSLPFNELVGEIPVEMWGLRNLEVLDLEGNSLVGDFSSYEFSVLRKLRVLNLAFNRISGLFPPSLSKCSSLRILNLAGNRINDIVPGFVGGFRKLRVLNLSFNRLVGYVPGELGYDCANLEHLDLSADSLKGEIPRALGNCSRLRTLLLSSNSLSGVIPNELGKLQNLEVLDVSKNSLRGPIPANLGNCTNLSVLVLSSHFNALQLNKHPRGETSHGFSGEAFDEYNSFQGSIPDEITALPKLKIIWAPGANFEGNFPRTWGGCNSISMVNLAQNSFTGDVSGLFTGCADLQYLNLSANRLTGTLDKNLQVSCITMFDISRNLLSGPIPNFTACRHLPSIRKKLVPPYSPAVAYLSFFSYKMLSENTLPFSRARPLMVHDFSQNKFSGLLPVLPIAPERCAGKIQYAFLAGGNNLAGSFGEIYFQKCDASAILAFNVSRNRLSGSIPKSIGALKSLAVLDLSWNNLTGQIPKDVMNLQNLEVLLLNGNQLSGEIPLRLAEMTSLRSCNLSYNDFHGMQMMNKNMSICSIDLGNHCLTLTSVFVSAPIIHRKSGKKPKRHVLPRPEHHSKSRSSGLSLFNVALIISASAIIAVFLAFLALFCYTRKGKIISRIDIPASPQTDKVTVFNNIGVPLTYESIVQATENFNRRNCIGNGGFGSTYRAEVAPGNTVAVKRLTAERHQGAPQFHAEVSILGGIKHPNLITLIGYYASQAEMFLIYNYLPGGNLDRFIRDRARRGFNWSILHKIALNVASALSYLHDQCNPRVLHRDIKPSNILLDNDNNAYLSDFGLSKILAITETHATTRVAGTYGYIAPEYALTGRVSNKADVYSYGVVLLELISDKRALDPSFYSHEDGFNIVSWACMLLNQGQAGDVFTADLWESGPQDKLVKMLHVAILCTVESPSARPTMKQVVQRLKHIQAS from the coding sequence ATGGTTTTATTGCCTGAAATGGGGAAGGAGGGGTCTGTATTTTCCGCTTCTATGGATTTGCTGTCTTTTGTGCTGTTTCTGTGCATTTTTTCATCAGTTTCCGGGCAGTTCTCTGATGAAAGAATGAGTCTTCTAGAATTCAAGAAATCGGTTTCCGACCCATATGGGATTCTAAAAAGCTGGAATGCTCATAGCTTTAACCATTGCACTTGGTTTGGAGTAACGTGCAATTCAAATCTCAGCGTCTCAGGGCTGGAAATTGGAGGTAAcatttctctttctccttcttGCTCATTGAAATCAGGCTTAGCGTTGCATGGCTCTGGAATAGGAAGAAACTGCTCTGATTCGTCTGAAATAAATGTAAAGTTGGTGGGGAGAATGTCAGCTGTTATAGGAAAACTCACAGAACTTAGGGTTCTGTCACTTCCATTCAATGAACTTGTTGGTGAGATTCCTGTTGAAATGTGGGGACTGAGAAATCTTGAAGTTCTTGATCTTGAAGGGAATTCCCTTGTGGGAGATTTCTCAAGTTATGAATTCAGTGTTCTGAGGAAATTAAGGGTGCTTAATTTAGCCTTTAACAGGATTTCTGGGCTGTTTCCACCTTCCCTTTCAAAATGCAGCAGTTTAAGGATTTTAAACTTAGCGGGAAACAGAATTAATGATATCGTTCCTGGATTCGTTGGCGGTTTCAGGAAGCTAAGAGTTTTAAATTTGTCGTTTAATAGGTTGGTTGGCTATGTTCCAGGTGAGTTGGGATATGATTGTGCGAATCTAGAGCATTTGGATTTGTCGGCTGATTCCCTAAAGGGGGAAATTCCTCGTGCTTTGGGAAACTGCAGCCGTTTAAGGACACTTTTGCTGTCATCAAATTCGTTATCCGGTGTTATCCCTAATGAGCTTGGAAAACTCCAAAACCTTGAAGTTTTAGATGTCTCAAAAAACAGTCTACGAGGTCCTATCCCCGCGAATCTTGGAAATTGTACTAATCTGTCGGTTCTTGTTCTGTCAAGTCACTTTAATGCTCTTCAGCTAAACAAGCATCCACGTGGAGAAACGTCTCATGGGTTTTCTGGTGAAGCATTCGATGAGTACAATTCCTTTCAAGGTTCCATTCCTGATGAGATTACAGCACTTCCAAAACTGAAGATTATTTGGGCTCCTGGTGCCAATTTTGAAGGCAACTTCCCAAGAACCTGGGGCGGTTGCAACAGCATATCGATGGTAAACTTAGCTCAAAACTCTTTTACCGGTGATGTTTCTGGTTTGTTTACAGGATGTGCAGATCTCCAATATCTTAACTTGAGTGCCAATAGGCTGACAGGGACATTGGACAAAAATCTTCAGGTTTCTTGTATAACAATGTTTGATATTAGTCGGAATCTGTTATCAGGGCCAATCCCAAATTTTACTGCCTGCCGCCATCTGCCCTCCATCAGAAAGAAGCTTGTCCCTCCATACAGTCCTGCTGTTGCTTACTTGtcatttttctcatataaGATGCTTTCTGAAAATACATTGCCCTTTTCCAGAGCACGGCCTTTAATGGTTCATGATTTCAGTCAAAATAAGTTCAGTGGTTTGCTTCCTGTACTTCCAATTGCCCCAGAGAGATGTGCAGGGAAAATTCAATATGCATTTCTTGCTGGTGGCAACAACCTTGCTGGATCATTTGGTGAAATCTATTTTCAGAAATGTGATGCATCAGCTATATTGGCTTTTAATGTGAGCAGGAACAGACTTTCTGGATCAATACCAAAATCCATTGGGGCTCTAAAGTCTCTGGCTGTGCTCGACTTGAGCTGGAACAACTTGACTGGTCAGATTCCAAAGGATGTTATGAATTTGCAGAATCTGGAGGTTCTTCTGCTCAACGGCAATCAGTTGTCGGGAGAGATACCTTTAAGATTGGCAGAAATGACTTCCCTTCGTTCATGTAACCTTTCCTACAATGATTTTCATGGGATGCAGATGATGAACAAGAATATGAGTATCTGTAGCATTGATCTTGGCAACCATTGTCTTACCTTAACTTCAGTGTTCGTATCTGCTCCAATAATACATCGGAAAAGTGGTAAGAAGCCAAAAAGGCATGTGCTTCCCAGACCAGAACATCATTCTAAAAGCAGAAGTAGTGGACTTTCTCTCTTTAATGTGGCACTCATAATATCTGCCTCAGCTATTATTGCGGTTTTTCTGGCTTTCTTGGCCCTATTTTGTTACACCAGAAAGgggaaaataatttcaagaatcgACATTCCTGCATCACCTCAAACTGATAAAGTTACTGTTTTCAACAACATAGGTGTACCTTTAACGTATGAGAGCATTGTTCAGGCAACTGAAAATTTTAACAGAAGAAACTGCATCGGAAATGGAGGATTCGGCTCTACTTACAGAGCCGAAGTCGCTCCAGGAAACACCGTGGCGGTCAAGAGACTCACTGCTGAAAGGCACCAAGGCGCCCCACAGTTCCATGCAGAGGTCAGCATTCTTGGGGGGATCAAACACCCGAATCTCATTACTCTGATAGGCTACTACGCCAGTCAGGCGGAAATGTTCCTGATATACAATTACCTTCCGGGAGGAAATTTAGACCGGTTCATCCGCGACAGAGCCAGAAGAGGCTTTAACTGGAGCATACTTCATAAGATTGCCCTTAATGTCGCCTCTGCACTTTCTTATCTGCATGACCAGTGCAATCCACGTGTTCTGCATCGAGACATCAAACCTAGTAACATATTGTTGGACAATGATAACAATGCTTATTTGTCAGACTTTGGATTGTCAAAAATTCTTGCAATTACCGAAACACATGCAACTACTCGTGTAGCTGGAACTTATGGATACATAGCTCCAGAATACGCACTGACAGGCCGGGTATCCAATAAGGCCGATGTTTACAGCTACGGTGTGGTACTGCTGGAACTAATATCAGACAAAAGGGCTCTCGATCCCTCATTTTATTCGCATGAAGACGGCTTCAACATTGTCTCATGGGCTTGCATGTTGCTAAATCAAGGTCAGGCAGGAGATGTTTTCACAGCTGATTTATGGGAATCGGGTCCTCAGGATAAACTGGTGAAGATGTTGCATGTGGCCATCTTATGCACCGTTGAATCACCTTCTGCAAGACCGACTATGAAGCAAGTCGTGCAACGGCTGAAGCACATCCAAGCCTCCTAG